The DNA sequence TTCTCACCTCCATCCTTCAAATTGCTTGCATCAGTGCCACTGCTGGAAACCCTAACAGAGCTCACCATCAATATTATACAAAGGGGATAgttaataatattttcttgttAGTGCAGAGGCCATTGTTAAATGTATGTTCATTTTCATGGGTACACAATTTATTATATACAGTATTAATAATGTGACTAAAATGAAAGGTATGTGATTCTTGATCTACAAATTGGTTTCCTAATCAATTCTCAAACAATAATCTTGAAGGAGATCCTAATTTTATCATTAAGAGTTTCAAATATTATAAAGTAGAACATTGGAGCCTCAATTAACTTCATGAAAAAGATCTTGAGATTTTGGATAATTGTCAAGTGTTAGAATCAGTGCAATTTCTAAGGAAATTAGTTGGTGGATTGGGTTTCCAATTCAAGCATCCAAATATATTTTAGTGAATAACCTATATTGGGAGAGGATTTGATAAATTTCCTTTTTACTTATGAAATCAAAATTTTATAAAACAAGAGTGATTTTATTTTCTATGATGGTTACTTTTTCTATTACAATGATTACTATCACTTTGATTAATACTCTTTCATTATTTTTGATGATTTTCGAATTCCTTCAATGTATTTTGGATAACAATATGGAGTTGGCTTCAGTTATCAAGAATTATGTTATGTCTATTTTGTTCTAGTTTGAtgatttaaatattttgatgagagaGTGTCCTTTAGATAGGTACTTGTGTCTTGATTTCATGCCCTTTTTCATCTTACCTTTTCTAATATTTTGGATCCTTTGCAATATTTAGATATTCTAGCAAGCACTTGAAAAAAATCAATACTCTAATAGAGGCTCTTTTTCCATCAATTCAATCTTTTTTTGAGTTTGATAAGGCAATTATTGAAGATATTTCCTCTCTTGTTTGGGTTTATGCTGATTCCAATTATCCTATTTAGTACCTTGAAAAATACCGAAATCTTGTGAGTCCATTGTTTCCTCCTTTTTATTAGATTTTCTCAAGCATTACTTTTATACATTGCTTCGTTTGATTGATGATATTCAACTTGGATTCTTCTTTTTATTGGAAAATTTGAAGGGCGAGTAaagaagttcttttctttttggatgttccttttatttatttatggtTGTCTCTATTAAATGTTGGAGGTTTTCTTATCTCTTGTGTTACTTCTCTTGTTATCTTTATTTGAAGTTGATTTATATAGTTTCTTCTATAGTTTCATTCTTTTTTTCTTTAGAGCTATCTATTCTTTTAGATGCTTATTCTTCACCATTGGTTATTTTTGGCTTCACTTCTCTTTGGTTGTGAGAGAGGAAAATGTGAAACTTGTTTAGATTACTTACCCCCTTGTCTCCTTAATCTTGGTCCTTGGATATTGTATGGTTTGGATTTGTAATTAGCTCCCTCTAATAGTCTTTTTGGTGGTAATGATTTCTATCATATGCCACCAAGTATAGTAGGAAATATCATTCCTTTTTAGGTATTTCTAGATAGCGATGTTATGAACTCATCTCTTAATCTTCATAGTTGCATTATAATAATACCAAAGAGTATATTAATAGCTCTAATTAGTGAGATTGAATAAATGATATTACAAATAGAGTGAGAGATTCTCCTCTTAGACAAGGGGCATGTAAGGGATTTCAGAGCATTCAACTATGTTTGATAAATGTAAACTAAGAATACTTGCAAAGAAGGGTACTTCTAGTAAAAGAATCATTTGAATGACAACATTCATAGTGTTCATCCTCCCCATACTTCACATCCTATGAGCATTTAGTATTTGATAGTAACAACATTTGTGACTCTCCTATAGTGCTTATGTTATATCTTCAAAACCTAATTATCATATCTAAAAATCCAAACATATTCCATAAAATAAGGAGAAAATATAATGATTATACTAAGAAGTGGAATTAAaaaaccctaagacattcaatccGTACTATATCTGATAGCTATACAACTATATTAGAATACTTTTATCATAAAATATAACTATTAAAATAATAAGCAGGCAATGTTAAATGAACAAGAAATCTTGAATAGACCTTCCAAATTTTAAATTAGATATTTAATCTATATATTTAAACCCTCACGGGAACGGAATGTGCTGTTTAAGGCCCGCCCTCGGCGTAACGCGATTTTCACTATGCATGATACTGGAGATCCGGAAAGCTAGATAAATACAATCCCTATATGATATTGCCTAACAGACAAAAGTTGTCAGGCGAGGGTCCCTTCTCAAAACGATGTTTTACCCATTATATTTTGGCGTCTTTACTAAGAATAATCTTAAATCTGTGCTGCTCTGGAGAGGCGTAAGGAGCTAATCTCAGCCATGGCTCCTCACGCGCTTCTCGTTCCTTTTCCTGCACAAGGTCACATTAATCCCATGATGCAGCTCGCCTGGAAGCTCGTCTCTCATGGATTCCTTGTCACTTTCCTCAACTCCGACAGCAATCATAACCGTATGCTCAAAGCCAACACTCTAAATTCCTTGCGTGATAACATCAGAATGATATCTGTTCCCTTCCAATTCCCAGCTATGGATACTCCAGAACGTCTTGCAAACGCTATGGAGTTGTTGGAAAAGGGCATGGGGCCTTCTGTAATCGATCAAGTTGTTCAGGAAATAAACGCCAAGGAAGAAGAAAACAAGGTCACCTGTATAATTGCGAACGTCTGGATGTGCTTTGGCTTACAGCCGGTAGCCATGCTCCGTAAAGTTTCCCTCGCCTTTTTTCACACTGGTTACGTTTCACTCTTCGCCATTCTCCACATTACTGCCAATTGGGTCTCGCATGGCATCCTTCCTTCAGATGGTAACATATAATCATACCCTGTCAATCGATTTTACTTTTTATTTCATGATGCAAACGATATTTAAAAACCTTTTTCATCTTTGTGCGTTTTGTGTGAAGGAATTCCGAAGGAAGATAAAACAATTCAATATCTTCCCTCCATGCCGCCGCTGCATCCTGGAGAGCTTCATCGGTACTGGGCAGGCGAATACATGTTTCGGAAAGGGATTCGCATGGCAGAGGAAATCAAGCACACTAAATGGATGCTCTTCAATTCTTTCTTAGAGATTGAAGCTCCAGTAGTCGAAACATTGTCCAAAGAAGTGGGCGTGTATCCAATAGGCCCTCTAATTGCTCCTGAGTTTCTCAAATGCACGACGAGCACTAAGGTCCAACCAAGTTTCTGGAAAGATGAGACGGAATGCTTACAATGGTTAGATAAACAGTGTGCCCGCTCTGTGATCTACATATCTTTCGGAAGTTCTACAGTTCTGAGCGAAAAGCAAGTGGAAGAACTTGCTCTGGGAGTCGAGGCCACCCAGAGGCCATTTCTGTGGGTTGTGCGCTCCAATCTATAATGAGAGGAAGCAAACCTGTTTTACCCGCTGATTTCTTGGAGCGAGTAAGAGATAGGGGTTACATAGTTTCGTGGGCGCCACAGTTAGAGGTGTTATGTCATCCTTCCATAGCCTGTTTTGTGACTCACTGTGGGTGGAACTCTGTGCAGGAAAGCATCACCATGGGCGTGCCCATGCTTTGTTGGCCTTATATCGCAGACCAGTTTCTTAACCGCATGTATGTTGTGGATGCGTGGAAATTGGGTTTGCCATTAAATGCGAATAGTCAAGGAATTCTAGAGAAGGGGGAGTTTGTGAAAAGTGTAGAGATTTTGCTGGAATCGAAACAAGGCCTGGAGATAAGAGAGGAGTCCAGAAAGTTGAAGATAATTGCTAGGGATGTAATCGAGGAGGGGGGCTCCTCGTGGAATAACTTTAATCTATTTGTCACGGCCATGAAGCGACCACCGAATGAATAACTTGCTTTCTGGATCGATTGTTTTGTTTGCTTTCTGATCAGGTCGTCCCTTGGGTCATCTATGTGGTTACAACACATTCTTTCTTGTTCAGCAATCTGTTTTAAAATCAAACAATGTTGTGCTAAAGGCTATTTTGTTAAGAAATGGGCCTTACTTAGGTAGTAATCATGTTTTCATTTGGCTAACTCTTCATCTAGATAGTGAAAGGTGTTAATGCTACGATCTTTCATCAATTATGATGATGCTATTGTATTATAGATGTGTCTTTGGTATTGTTGTTGGCTTGAGTTTTCTATAAAGAATGTTagtaatataatttaaattttttatgttttgttaATAATATAATGTAAAGACAAAGCATTGagaaattttcaatttcaaatttgttAAATTGTGTATTCTTTTTAATTCAATTCAATAATTTGTAATGTCTTTAAAACTTTCTCTCTTATGCAATTTAATGAGATTATAATTGTTCTAAGATAACTAAATTATGAAACGCGTTGTAATCAGATGTACATAGTCTGAATATAGATGTAAAGGGCTGCTGTCTCGGGCAGATCAGTAGGCTTCTGGGGTGATAAGTCCCTTCCGATTCTCAgtaggtggaagttgtggtgattgacaaatggttaatgccaagctacagttgtgtgagaaCTGGATGAAAAACTTATATAGGGGGAAGCAGAGTACCCCGCCGTTCACGAGAGAACGTTTCTACAGTGTGCTTTACTTTCCCAGGCGAaggttcatggtggagaaatccaaGGAGGACCAAAATAGCATTCCAATGAGCAAAGGTGTTCAAAGCGATTGCAAAACAGAGGTGAAGTAGACGCAGTAGCAGAGAAGTAGTGAGACTTGGAGTCCCCGTTCAGGGAGGGGGCCTGGGTTGTGTACAGGGTAAGTCGTCGTGGGCTCACTAGAGAGTCAGTGGTGTGCCAGGTTGAGTTCCAAAGGAGACAGAGTCTTTCTAGATTTGGAGTCTACGTGAGAAGCTACAGCCAGGGGCGAGGTGCAGTGGTATCTGTACCGGTGTTTCAAGAGTGGATGCAGATCCAGGGGCGAGAACTTGTAATCGGGTGCTTGGGAAGTACTCGGGGTAGTGACCAACAAcatagttggaattgtttgtagacaGGGCTAGGGGCCATTTCTTCAAATCAATAAAGCTATTTCGCTGTGCAAGTTTGTACGTgttgtgcaagtgtgtgtgtgGAGGTTCTAGAGCTTGGGAGTGCTTACAGGCATAGTTTGAGTTCTTGGAAGTGCTTGGATCTCACAGACAAGTACCTAAAAGATCGTCGGTGCTGCACGGGTAAATCTAGCCCCGTGATAGTTGAGAGCACAAGGTTTTTGATACCCCCATGCTAGCACACTAAGAGGGTTAAGTTTTTCAGCAGTTATGGCCAAGGGCGGGGATGCTGACAGGGAGTCAGAAGGAGAGAAGGGCTCACCCCATGCTCACGTCACTGAGAGGTCCAAGACAAAGGAAAGGCTTATTGAGGTGACCAACCGTTTGGAGTCTTTGGAAGACGAGGTGTTGCCAAGGTGCATGGAGACTGTAGAAGGACGATTGGACTTAGCTGAAGGAGATATCAAGGATCTCCAAATCCTGTATGGACAGGAACAACAAGAACGAGTTAGGCTTGAAGGCGAGTTGAAGAAGGCTCTCCTAGAGATCGAGTTTGTCAAGAGTTGTGTTTCTCAAGAAGGGATTACCAAGGGAGCAAGAGTGACACCACCTAAAATATATGAGGGTGATCGAGATGATAAGATCATGGAGAATTTCTTCTTTGACATGGGAAGGTACCTGAAATCCATGAGGGGATTGACGGATGAAGAAAAGGTGGAGACGGCCACATGATTCCTCAATGAAGCAGCTAAGCTTTGGTGGAGGGCCAGACTTCAGGACATGGAGGCTGGTAGGCCGATAGTCAAGGTAGACACATGGAATGAGGTGCAGGACGCACTCAAGGAGCAATTCAATCCAGAGAATGCAGGTTGGACCTCCTTCAAATAGCTTTCAGACCTAAGGCAAACAGGGAAAATCCAAGATTACATCAAACCTTTCCGGGTACTTATGTTGGAATTTCCAAATATGGATCAAGATCTTAAGTTGTATCACTTCTTGAAAGGTCTGGCACCGTGGGCTCAGAACAATCTTCAGAAGCTGAAGGTTCCAAATGTCGAGGATGCCATTTCAGTCACAGATCGACTGGTTGACTACAAGGATTTGCTGAAGGCATCAGGTGCTGCGGGTGGATCCAATCCGCCGAGAAAAGACAAGAAGCAGTTCCAACCCAAGGATGATGGAAAGTCTAAG is a window from the Cryptomeria japonica unplaced genomic scaffold, Sugi_1.0 HiC_scaffold_201, whole genome shotgun sequence genome containing:
- the LOC131868258 gene encoding UDP-glycosyltransferase 83A1-like; this translates as MAPHALLVPFPAQGHINPMMQLAWKLVSHGFLVTFLNSDSNHNRMLKANTLNSLRDNIRMISVPFQFPAMDTPERLANAMELLEKGMGPSVIDQVVQEINAKEEENKVTCIIANVWMCFGLQPVAMLRKVSLAFFHTGYVSLFAILHITANWVSHGILPSDGIPKEDKTIQYLPSMPPLHPGELHRYWAGEYMFRKGIRMAEEIKHTKWMLFNSFLEIEAPVVETLSKEVGVYPIGPLIAPEFLKCTTSTKVQPSFWKDETECLQWLDKQCARSVIYISFGSSTVLSEKQVEELALGVEATQRPFLWVESITMGVPMLCWPYIADQFLNRMYVVDAWKLGLPLNANSQGILEKGEFVKSVEILLESKQGLEIREESRKLKIIARDVIEEGGSSWNNFNLFVTAMKRPPNE